In the Vulpes vulpes isolate BD-2025 chromosome 12, VulVul3, whole genome shotgun sequence genome, cttaaaaaaaaaaaaagtgttacctTCTGGGTTCGATGGGTGAACCAAGAGGATGAAATGGCATCGGATCTCGAGAGAACAGAGGGCACTTTGCTCGATGCCTGGCTGCCTGAAAACTCACGTACTTGCCTCTGCTGTGCAGCAGGGGTTCGCGCGGCCACCTTGGGTTGTTTGACTTCACCTCAAAAGAATGTTGATGTGAAGACCGAAggcatttttaatttagaatgaccctattatttttccttctcaaccTCCGTCTTGAATTCGGACAAATGTGCGGCAGCCCCACGGCATTCTCATTGCCCTGGATCCCCGCAAGAGCCCGCGCTAGTTTTCCGTGGCTGCTCTAACAAATCACCACgtactcagtggcttaaaacagcgtTGGCATCTCCCACTCCGGAGGTCCCAATCCGCAGTCACTCTGCTACTTCCCCTACGTTCCTTGGCTTGGGGCCCCTTCATCTTCAAAGACCTGCCATCTCTCCCTTGACCTGACCCTCCTGACCCACCCTCTTACTAGGACCCTGGTGCTAACGCGGGGTAACCTCCCTGCCTCAGACTCCTCAACTCCCCTATCTTCGAGGTCCCTTTTGCCCCGAAAGGTACCATTCACACAGATCCCAGGGATTAAGGGTGTGCATACCTTTTGGGGGCCATTACACGCTCTGTCACTTGGCCTGTGCTCCCCACTAAGGCCTGCCAGGCCGTGTTTCACATGCTCCCTTCCCGCCCCACGCCCGCCCCGGCTCGCCCCCTTGGCCCTTTGTGTCATTGTGGGTGGGAGAGCTGCTGTGCTGGCTCAACGCCAGGCGCTCGCTCCATCTGGTCTCTAAGGCCCCAGACCCAGGGACCCAGGGTCCCCGCACGTCCTGCAGGCTGCAGTCACCGGACTCTCCACTCCTATTACTTCACCTGTCAGGATCTTGCACGCTCGGATGCTCTCTCTTAGCAAAGCCTTTCCCCTTAGCTTCTACGTCCCCCTTTGTGTCCCTTCTCTCTCCGGGGTCAGGACACAGTGTGGTACCGATGATGGGAGAATATGGAGACGCTTGGCGCATTGCCCCCAGAACGTTTCGCTCCTGGCATGCACGAGCCCCCATGCTTGGCACTAGCCATCCCAGGCGCTCGTGGGCTCCCTGGGGTCTCCGGTGCAGTCCTTCAAGGTTAGAGGCACCTACTATTACTCAGTATCTCAGGCCACGTTGGCTCCTCTGGCCCGAGGCTAGAAAACCATCAGGTGACTCTTGAAAACAACTCCGAGGCCCTCCTATAGGGGAGAAAGAAACCTGGAAAGGTTAGACCAAGAAACCCATTTCTCTTTGAGCTGGTATCCTTGCTCCGGCCTTTGGGACACAGCCCACCCTGGATTCTCGAAAGGAAGGTGAACCGGGCCCCTGTAATTTTAGCAGctagaggaaggaagagagagaatctagTAGGGCAAATGCCAAAGTACAGGGTTTCTTATGAATCACCTGGAGgcggttttctttttgtttttggagggaGGACAGTGTGGGTGGTGGCCAATCTAGTCATCTGACGTGAATACAGTTTGAAGCGAGAGATGTCACAGGGTCAACGAGAGAAGGCCTCAGATGCTAAGAGGAAGGCCTCGGGTTGCATGGAGGATGGATGGGGAACCACCCAAGTGGATGGGACTCTCCCTTCTCAACTTCTGGAGAACCCGTCCCTGCTCTTGCACACACCATCACAGCCTGGCTTCGGTCCCCCTCAGGTCTTACAGGACGGTCTTCAGTGGCCCTGCCCCTCAACATCACAGCTAGACCccaatgtttttcaaattttctagcaGGCAGATCTGACCGCCCTGCCCCTGCTTAAAGTGCCGTTGGGGCCCTGACGCTCTGGTGCATTGGAGTTGAATGAACTTGAGTGAAAATACAAACATTTCAAGAGCTGTTTGCTCTTGGGCAAGTCATTAGGATTCTGAGCCTTCTTCTCCtcagctctgcctccctctcaggatcctgggaggtAACAGGGAGGCACCTGGTACAGTGCCTGgcttacggggggggggggggggggggggctcagatATTTATCACTCTGGCAGCCAAGAGGCCGAGGAAGAAAAGGTCAGTGGACAGGGCATGAGGGGCAGGGCGGTAAGGGGAGGGGGCACAACGCGAGCCCCCAGTGTGCTGGCCCCCGCCCCGTCTTGGGGCAGAGTCGAGTTAGGGGATGGCcgtcggcgggggggggggggatccggcccggcccggcccaggcCCGCCCTCCCCGGGCTGCCGAATGGACCGGCCCTCGGTGACCtcacaatgggggggggggttgccagGCAGCGCTGGAGGCCCAGCGGCTTATTTCTCCCCACGGAGCTCCGGGATGTGCACGTGAGAAAGGCGAGCCGCGGAGGCAGATGGCGGTGAGGAGCAGCCCGAGCCCCGCGCCCCTGGGCGCGGCTCAGGGTGAcccgggggaggcggaggcgggggcGCTGCCGGGCCCCCCCGACGCCGGGCCCCGGGACGCGCGGGCGGCCGCGCCGCTGAAGGCGAAGGCCCGGAAGGTGCGCAGGATCAAGGCCCTGGTCATCGACCTGGGCTCCCAGTACTGCAAGTGCGGCTACGCGGGCGAGCCGAGGCCCACCTACTTCGTCTCCTCCACGGTGGGCAGGCCCTGCGCGGCGGCCGCCCAGGCCGGCGACACCCGCCCGCAGACCTACGTGGGCCACGAGCTGCTCGGCGCCGGCGCGCCCCTGAGGCTGCTGAACCCGCTGCAGCGCGGCGTCGTGGCGGACTGGGACTGCGTGCAGAGCATCTGGGAGTACGTGTTCCGCACGGCCATGAAGATCCGCCCCGAGGAGCACGCCGTGCTGCTCTCCGACCCGCCGCTCGGCCCCGCCGGCCAGCGGGAGAGGTTCGCCGAGCTCCTGTTCGAGGCCTTCGGCGTCCCCGCCCTGCACGTGACGGCCCAGCCGGTGCTGTCCGCGTACTCGTACGGCCGCACGTCGGGGCTGGTGCTGGAGAGCGGCCACGGCGTCTCGCACGCGGTGCCCATCGCCGAGGGCAACGTGCTGCCGGGGCTGCCGGGCCGGGCAGACTACGCGGGCGGCGACCTCACGCACTACCTGCTGCGGCTGCTCAACGAGTCCGGCCACGCGTTCACGGCCGAGCACCTGCACATCGTGGAGCACATCAAGAAGAAGTGCTGCTCCGCGGCGGCGCCCGGCCGCGAGCTCGGCCCGCGCGTGGACTTCGAGCTGCCCGACGGCCGGCGCCTGGCCGTGGGCCCCGAGCGCTTCCAGTGCGCCGAGATGCTCTTCCGGCCCAGCGTGGCGGGCAGCAGCCAGCCCGGGCTGCCCGCGCTCGCCGCCGCCTGCCTGCAGCGCTGCCGGGACGCGGGCTTCGGCGCGGAGATGGCCGCCAACGTGCTGCTGTGCGGCGGCTGCACCATGCTGGGCGGCTTCCCCGAGCGCTTCCAGAGCGAGCTGGGCCTGCTCTGGCCCGGGGACGGGCTCGCCGTGGCCGCCTCCCCCGAGCGGAAGACGTCGGTGTGGACCGGCGGCTCCatcctggcctccctgcaggccTTCCAGCAGCTGTGGGTCAGCCGGGAGGAGTTCGCCGAGCGCGGCGGCGCCGCCATCCTCAGCAAGTGCTGAGcccggcgcggcggggcggggcggggcggggcgcggcggggcggggcggggcgggcggggcggggccgccgctCATAAACCCGCACGCGCACTCGCTCTCGTCTGCTCTGGCTTCCTTGCTCTCGCCTGCCGCAgggggggacggggggaggggaggaggggaggggaggggggaggggaggggggaggggaggggaggagggggtaaggggaggaggggggaggggaggggaggagggggtaaggggaggaggggggaggggaggggaggagggggtaaggggaggaggggggaggggaggggaggagggggtaaggggaggagggggggcggcaGTACCggctccccggggcccccgcccggCAGCTCCTCCCCGACCGACCCAGCGCCCCCGCAGCTGTCGGGGGCCACGGAGCCAGGGGAGGCCCCGAGGCCCGGAGGCCCGGAGGCCCAGGGGCTTCCAGGGCGGAGCCAGCGCGGCCGCCTGCGCGTGGGCTGCGGTGACAAGACcgcggggcggcccggggctcagcggctgagcgccgCCTCCggctgggcgtgatcctgggcccgggatcgaggccccctgcggggggcctgctgctccctttgcctgggtctctgcctctctcgctgggTCTCATGACTACAtaagagcttaaaaaaagaaaaaagagcgcGGCCCAGGTGGCCTCCAACAAGGACAGTTCATCTCTGGAGGCTGGAGCCCAAGCGCAGGCTGCAGGCGCGGCTGGATCCGGTGGAAGCGACCCCCGGGCTGCGGACGCGCAGCTGGCCGAGctctggggggggcgggggcggggagcgcggggggcaGCACGCGGCCGCCTGCCGGGGGCCCTcctggcgcccccccccccccccgggcagcAGGGTCAGCACAGGCGTTGAccgcggcggcgggagggcgcCCGGGGGCGGGTCACACCTGCGGCCTCCACGGCGGACGTGGGCTCCCCTTGGGGTCCGCGGCCACCCAGGCCGGTAGGGCTGACGCCGGAGCTCCGCGGCTCGGCCCGGAAGGTGCCGGTGGGAAGCTGTGACGGAGGGGGCTGGCCTGGTGGCCACCTGGTGGCTTCGGGGCTAAGGGACGCGCTGGGGAGGCCCCGGAGACTCCCGCTGGGGGGTCTGCCTGGAAGAGGGTGGCCCCTGcctgtcgccccagccgcccttGACCCCGGGGCCCACGACCCGGCgtctgctggggctggggctggagtccGCGCGGGGCTGGCAGGGACCTGGGCTCTTTCCCGCGGGGGGCGTCGCGGGGGGGCCGGCGGGGTTTCCCGCGGGGtcggagggggcggggggtcgTCCTGCGGGCCCGCGGATCCGCGCTTTCCCGAGCGCCAGCCCCCGCGGCACCCCGGCCCCCCTCGCGCTCCTGCTGCCGCAGCGCCCCCGCGTGGCCATCCCGCGCTCGCTGCTCCGGCTCGCGCCCCAAGAGCCGCGGagagatcctgggatcccggggccccaggcggggaagcggggcccgggggcgcggggcccgggggcgcggggcgcaggcGGGAGCGGGGCCGCCGCTGGCTCCCACGTCCTCAGCCGCTCCGTCCGCAGGCACCGCGGCGCTGCCCTCCGTGCCCCCGTGTCCCCCGTACCCCCCCCGCCCGCCGTGCCCCCCCGTGTCCTCCgtgccccccccgcccgccgtgCCGCGCGTGTCCCCGGGTGGCAGAGGCTGTCAGGCCGCGGCCTCCTCGAAGTCCCTGGAGCCAGGCACAAGGACGCGGGGGGCTCCGCCTGGCCGCGCAGCCGAGGCGCGCTCGTCCCGGTCCCTCGGTCCCTCGGTCCCTCGGGCGACAGGGCGGCGGCCGGCGAGGATGCGAGAGGCGCCGCGGGACGCGGGGAGCCTGCCCGACCCccggaggcggggcgggggcggcctgAGGCCTGCAGGTGCCCGGCGGCCGAGGGCCCCACCTGGCTGGCGCGGTCTGGGGCCCCTCCCGCGCCCTtgggccgcccccgccgcccccggggcccgctccgccgccccccgccgcccacTCGCGGGGCCCGGGCCGCCTCGCTCCCCGCCGCCACCTGCCGGCTACGGGGATGGGCCCCGGGATGGGCCCGCGGGCCCGGGCGCTGCTGCGACGGCGTTTGCGAGTGGGAAGGAGGCGGCGGAGCCGGTGCCGCGGGAAGGGCCCCCGCTGCGCCGGGCCTGGAGCGCCCCCtgccgccgcgccgcgcccgcgAGCTCAGCCTCACTGGGGGGGCCCGGGCCGCCTTCCTGCCGCGGGAGGGAGGCCTGGACAGCGGAATGTTAAGAGCAACACATCAACTTATTCCCCAACAAACCGGCCACTACACACGAATTTTTATCAAGATGTAGAGTCGCAGGAACGcctggcgcctgggtggctcagggcgtgaccccggggtcccgggatcgagtcccgcctcggcccctgcatggagcctgcctctccccctgcctcggtctctgcctctctctgcgtgtctctcatgagtaaataaataaaatcttaaaaaagaaatgtagcatCACACGCTAGTGCTCAAGTGCAGAAACCTAAGAACATCTACTGGCCGCCGTCCTATATTCTCTGGTTCAGATATTTGTCCCTGGGGTCTGGAGTTGAGCTCCTGAAGGGCAGGAGCGTCCTGATCGTGGTTTCTTGCAAGCCCGGCGCGGGGCTTGGCCTCGGAGATGACTCACTCCCAACCTGGGAGGTACAAGTCCCAAGttattgtccccatttcacaggtgaggatgCTACGGCCTGGAGAGGTCCAGAAAGCTTGTCCATTGGGTGCAGCTGCCTGGTAAGCCAGTCCTGTGCCAAATCAAGGTTTGGGGATTCCCAAATACCCCCTTGCCTTTGTCTCCTCCCCGCAGGCAAATAACCGATTTcttttaaccaagaaaaaaacattGACGTAAAAGCTGCTCTCAAGTAATGAACAATTACGATGTAATTTCATGATCAGCTTGAGATACCAGAGTTAAGAATGCTGccctttgggggatccctgggtggcttagcagtaatttagcgcctgccttcggcccagggtgtgatcccagagtcctgggatcgagtccagcctcgggctccctgcatggagcctgcttctctctctgcttctctctctgtctctcatgaataagcaaataaaatctttaaaaaaaaaaaaaaaaaaaagaatgctgaccTTTTAGCAAAGGAGAGACTTCTCTTGCCTGATTGCCAGAGACATAAATGATCAAGCACTAGAGTGACCTCAGGTGGTGAAAGTCTACCGTTAAGACCCGGTGAGCGGCTGTCATCCTCACTGTCCGTCTGGGCAGCCTCACGCTCTTCCCCTAGTGGGTCTTACCAGCTCTGCTCTGGGAGTTTCTTGCATGACATGGGTTTAAGCAATTAACCCTATTATAACATCTATTAATTGTGTTCTACTTGACTCAGGTTGGGTTTTGTATGAGATCCTACATTTTCCTGGAACATAGTGTTTCTCGATCAGTGGGGAGCAGGAGTGTGGGCCATTGGTTATGCTGGCGCTGGCTCTTAACACGGCCTGTGAGTGTCCTAACTATATGGGGATTTTGCAAGCCAAACccaatttttcatttgtgttggTGGCTTGAACTGGGCCTAGTGGGCGGATTGGGTGCCTTAGAAATCAGCAGGTGTTACTAGTCAGGTTCCCCCAACCCCAGAGAGTTTGTTTAAAGGGGGGTAGCTGGAAAGGGTGAGAGAAATGGTGGGCAGCGGAATGTCTCAGGAACTAGttcccccaaaacaacaacaacaacaacaacaaaaaaaaaacaaataacaaaaccaGTGTGGACTGTCCTAGATTGAATCAGTAGACCTGGGGAAGCACCTGGGAATCTGCAAGTGAGAAGTTcccccccaggtgattctaacgGAGACACCTAGTAGAGAAGCTGCTCAAAACACTACAGGgctggggaatccctggatggcccagcggtttggtgcctgcttttggcccagggcgcgatcctggagacccgggattgagtcctgtgtcgggctcccggtgcatggagcctgcttctccctctgcctctttctgtgtgtctctcgtacataaatcttaaaaaaaaaaaaaaaaaagaatggggccatctgggtttgaatcccagttcaGCCACTTAGCTGGTAAGAAAACACTACAGGGCACATGCGGAGCACAATGTAGATGTTCCGACGTAAATCAGAAGCTGCGGCATAGTGTGGGACAAGCCAAAGGGGCTGAGCGTCCGGGATGCTGCTCCTTCGGGTCATAACATTGCTCACGACCTATTTAAGCCTAAGTCTTCCTCCAAGGCACAGGCCCGCGCCCGCCCCTCTGGACGCATTCCCTGACATGCTCTCGAGCAGGACGCCTCCTCCCTGCGGGGCCGCTGCACTGCTGTGGCTTTGCAGGCCTGCCTCGGCCCTTTTTATGTCTGCACAACTTGGTGGAAAGGACAGACTGTGTCTCTTCTATCTTTGAGTCCTGGTGGAGTCTTGGGTTTGGCGTGGAGCAGGTGCCCAGGGAAAAGTATGCTGCAGTTATTGCTCCTTGgctccttaatttctatttcttgatttgttgTTCTTCCTGTCCAGAACTCTGCAGGATCTCTGAAGAAAATATAGTTAGTTGGCCCTGTGGTGAACGGATGCCAAATAGGCAAACACAGAAAACACACTTAGACTGGGTTTCAGTGGGGTTGAATAAGGAATTGGCCTCCCAACATCCTCTGCTCCATGAGTACCATACTCGGAGGCCCCCAGTGGGGTAGGGTCTGCAGATCCAGTGTGAAGATGTATCTTTATCCCCATTCAGAGCAGTGAGGTGGGACAAGGTGATGAGACGTGGGGCTATCTGGTACttacctccctcctcctcctcctcctcccacctccttctcctcctcctcttcccccctcttctcctccttctcctccagtATTAatggggcccagggaggagctAATCTTCCACCTCCACTTGGAGGCAAGTGATTTGTGGGTATCACCACACTGAGTCTAAGgtttatatggaaaaacaaaagaccccaaatagccaccACCACAGGAAGAAGACAGTTTGAAGGCTGACACTATCTGActtaaagctacagtaatcaagacagtgtgatgttggtgaaagaatagacaaatagatcgaTGGAAACAATACGGAAAGCTACAAAATAGATCCATGCAAATATATAGTCAATTGTTGGCAGAAGAATAAAAGCAATTCAATAGAGAAAGAataacctttttatttaaaaaaaatttttttaaaagattttacttatttattcatgagagacacacacagagagagagagaggcagagacacaggcagagggagaagcaggctccatgccaggagcctgatgtgagacttgatcctgggtctccaggatcaggccctgggctgcaggcggcgctaaaccgctgagccacccggggttccccgGGATAACCTTTTTAATAACATGGAGCTAGAACAATTGGAAATCTTTTTGCAAAAAACCAAAAGGATCTAGACACAGACTTTACCTTCCACAAAgcttaactcaaaatggatcatagacccaAACTACGGAACTTCTAGAAGACAATATGGGAGAAAAGCTAGGTGACCTTTGGCGTGGTGATGGGATTTCAGCTAGCACACCAACACAATCCATGAGAGGAACTATTGATTTGATAACCTAGactgtattaaaatgaaaaacttccaCTATGGGAAAGAACCTGCTAAGAGAATTAAAAGGCAAGactcagaatggaagaaaatatttgcaaaatgcacGTCTGAGAAAGGATTTGTatccaaagaactcttaaaacacagcaataagaaaacaacccaattaaaaatgggcaaaaggtcTGAATGAACACTGCACCAGAGAAGAGATACAGATGGTAGATAAGCAAGCATATGACAAGATACTCAGCCCTATATAAAAGacacaaaatggtgcagccactttgaaaaaccaTTTGGCAGGGTGGTTTTTCTTTGTAACCAAGATAAACATATTCTTATATGATCTAATAATCacactcctagatatttacccaattgaattgaaaatttacatccagggcagcctggatggctcagtggtttagccttcagcccaggacgtgatcctggagacatgggatcaagtcccacgtcgggctccctgcatggagcctgcttctccctctgcctgtgcctctgcctctctctctctctgtctctcatgaataaataaataaaatctttttaaaaaatttacatccacataaaaacctacacacaaatatttacagcACCTTTGTTCGTAATTGCCCCAAACTGAAGGGAACTGAGATGTTATTTagacagatcaatggataaatacatctatacagtggaacattattcagtGATAATTCACTGATAATTCAGTGATAAAACAcaatggactttagttaataataacgtGTCAGTATTGGCTCATTAATTATGAGAAATGTGCCACACTAATGCAAAATGAAGTAATAGGGcaaatggatgggtggatggggggTGGTGGTATATGGAAACTTTCTGTGCTATCTGCTcgtttttctgtaaatctaaacctattaaaaattaattacaaaagtaacgttaattaaaaagataaaaaaaatctataggccaggagaaaatatttgcaaactgtatTTCCAGCAAAGGACGAgcatctggaatatataaagaattctcaaaactgaacagttaaaaaaattaaaaaaacaaaaaacaaaaaaaaccctgaacagttagaaacaatccaatttaaacaATGGACATAAGGCATGAACGGACCTTTCACTAAGAATGACACGCAGTTGGtagataagcacatgaaaagacactcactAGGGTGAATcactagccattagggaaataaatgcaaattaaaaccccCAAAACAACTATGACACATCTACCAGACTGGCTTTGAAGAAAAATTTGTGTCAAAAACTTGATCATTTGTGCATTGCTGATGGAACGTAAAACGGTACAGCCGCTCTAAAAAATAGGTTGGATTCTTATAAAATTGAACATGCAACTTTCATACCACCCAGCAATTATACTTTGGCATTGATCTCAGAGATATCAAAACTCCTCTTCATACAAAAACTCATACCCGAGTGTTCATGGCAGCTCTCTTCCTAAGAGTCAGAAACTGGAGACAACCCAGATGTCTTTCAATGTTGAGTAAACTGGCACATCCATACCCTTGAGTACtactcaacaatttttttttaaatgaactattaaaacatgaaacaacttggatgaatctccagggagttttgctgagtgaaaaaaaaagccaatcctaCATTGTCACAGACTgcgtgattccatttatacaacatTCTTGAAAGGACAAAATgacagaaatggagaacagattcgTTAGGGATGAGTGTGTAGAGGGAGTCGGCCGTGGCTACAAAAGGAAAATGCAAGAGGTCCTCGTGGTGGTGAGACTGTTCCGTATCTCGACCACACGCAGGCCTGTCTTGTGGTTAGGGTGTTATACTGTAGTTTTGCAAGGTGTtggtattggggggggggggaactggCTAAAAGGTACACGGCACCCATCTATATTATTTCTCACAACTGCCCGTGGATCTCcacttacaagaaaaaaatttagttgaaaatgaagagctggaatgagaaagaaatacatCCTCACGTCCAGACTACACGTTTAGCCTAATTCGGTCAAGATCTCTGTGGGTGGGATGAGGTATtggcattcatttttaaattttccaggtGATTCCAGTGTGCAACCAAGTCTGAGAGCCTGTACCTTTGCAGCTGTGTGGGGCATGGGGCGTCGGTGCAGAGGCCGGGGAGAGGTTAGGGGTTACCCAGATCGCCTCCGACCAGCTGCGCGGCCTTGGGAAAGCCATTGAACCTCGTTTAACCTCCGGCTCTTGCATTCGTGCAAATGCAAGAGCTCCCTGTTCTTTCTTCCCAGCGCTTTTCTGAAGATTGAAGAGAAGATGTAGGTAAGGATTTCATGAATTGTAAAGAGCAACATAAATGTTCCGACCAGCATGCAATGTGTGTTGTACGTATGcgcaaatgtgtttttaaatatgtacagAGCACCTGCTGCACGCAGCAGTCCTTATATTTATCGTCTCGTTTAATCTCATCAACAACCTGACGAGGTAGGAGCTGTGATTCTGAGTTTTACAGAGAGAAGGAGCCTGAGGCTCATAGAGATACTAACACTCTTGGTGTTAGGAGCACACACAGACTCTGCTGAAGCAAAACTCCCCTGGTCGTGGGTTTGCCA is a window encoding:
- the ACTL7B gene encoding actin-like protein 7B, which produces MAVRSSPSPAPLGAAQGDPGEAEAGALPGPPDAGPRDARAAAPLKAKARKVRRIKALVIDLGSQYCKCGYAGEPRPTYFVSSTVGRPCAAAAQAGDTRPQTYVGHELLGAGAPLRLLNPLQRGVVADWDCVQSIWEYVFRTAMKIRPEEHAVLLSDPPLGPAGQRERFAELLFEAFGVPALHVTAQPVLSAYSYGRTSGLVLESGHGVSHAVPIAEGNVLPGLPGRADYAGGDLTHYLLRLLNESGHAFTAEHLHIVEHIKKKCCSAAAPGRELGPRVDFELPDGRRLAVGPERFQCAEMLFRPSVAGSSQPGLPALAAACLQRCRDAGFGAEMAANVLLCGGCTMLGGFPERFQSELGLLWPGDGLAVAASPERKTSVWTGGSILASLQAFQQLWVSREEFAERGGAAILSKC